ACATGGCGGCATGGGACGCATTGGCGCGCGCCCGCGGCCTGCCGCTGGCCCGCCTGCTCGGCGGCGCGCCGAAACCGGTGAAGGCCTACAATTCGAAGGGCCTCGGCATCATGCCGGATGGTGCCGCGGTGGACGAGGCGCACAAGCTGCTGGCCGAGAGCTTTCATGCCGCCAAGATCCGCGTCGGCCGGCCCGAAGCACGGGACGACCTCGCCGTGGTGCGCGCGGTGCGCAAGGCCGTCGGCGACGAGGTGACCCTGATGTGCGATTACAATCAGGCGCTGACGGTGACCGAAGCCATTCGCCGCGGCGAGATGCTCGACGACGAGGGCTTGAGCTGGATCGAGGAGCCGATCCGCCACGACGACTACGCAGGCTGCGCCCGCATCGCGGATGCGCTGCGTACACCGGTCCAGATCGGCGAGAACTTTGACAGCGCATTTGCGATGCAGGCGGCGCTCTCGGCCGAGGCCTGCGACTACGTGATGCCCGACGTGCAGCGCATCGGCGGCGTCACCGGCTGGCTCCGCGCCGCGTCACTGGCGCATGCTGCCGGCATCGAGATGTCGACGCATCTGTTCTCGGAGGTCAGCGCGCACCTGCTCTGCGTGACACCGACGGCGCACTGGCTGGAATATGTCGACTGGGCCGACGCGGTGCTGGCGAGCCGGCTGAAGATCGAGGATGGGTTTGCGCTGCCGGGGGAGGAGCCGGGAAATGGGATTGAATGGGATGAGGCGGCGGTGAGGAAGTATCTGGTGGGATAGATTGTGAGCGGCAGATACTTCTTCGCGTCTTCGTCACTGCTGTCGAACACACACTTCAAGAGGGGGCCGTTCGTCGATCTTCCATCACTGAATATTGAAGCGCGCGCCCGGGCATTCGTTGGTCACGGACGTTGCGACCAGCTGGGCGGCGACCGAGGTCGGCTTCGGGACCGCGACGATCATCCAACGTCCCTGCTTATTGAGCCAGAACCGACCCGTCGTCGTTGCGATGCGACGCTCGGTGTATTTCTTCGTCGAGATCAAGGGGACCTTCGACTTCGGCGCGGGGACTTCCTTCCAACCGTCGAACGAATAGAATTCCTGGAAGAAGTAGTGCCACTCGATCTTTTGAAACTCGTGATGCGAAACGACGACCCGGACGAATGAGTTTCCCGTAAGCCATTCCGAACCCATCGGGTCGGGTTCAACCTGCAAACATCTCGTGTGTAGCGGCTCCTGGACCTGAAGCAAATTCACGCGCTGACTCTGCGACAGCATCGCCGAGGTCACCGGCTGCCCCACATTTGGGTCGTTGGCGGGCCCTGAGCAGATCGGCACGGTGGGCGGGCCTTGCCCGGTCCATGGATTATTGCTGCAATAGACGTAGCGCGACCAGGACGACCAGGCGGTGGACGCTTTTTCCTCCGCTTTGCCCGTCTCGCGGTCCCAAATGCCGCTGAACTTGATCGTCTTGCTCGGCGGGCATGCGGTTATGGCAGGCCCAGTCCACCAATGGGTGGTTTCGAACTCATAGATGGATTGGTTCGGATGCGGGTACATCACTGCTTTGGCGCTGGTCAGCGCGTGATGTTCCGAACACCCTTCGCCCTTCGTATCGAGCCAACAGACGAGCGGAAAGTTATCGCTGGGCCAGCAACCCGCGTGCGCCGAAGACGATCCAAGAATGGCGATCGCGAGAGCCAGTGCAAAGAGACGAGCGCGCATGGTCAACTCCGATTTGCATCCTCTCGTTGAGCTTGCTCCGTTCCGTCGCCGCCGCCTTGACCGAGATCAACGCATGGATTCCGGCGACGCGGCCGTTTCGCAAAGGGACGAAGCCGGCGCGTCGACCCAAATTGATGTTGTCGCGCGGCGCGCTCGAGCACGCGCGACAGACGGCAGCCCTGATGCCTGCAGCGCTTGGCTAAATCCGCGCGGGACCTAAAGCACGACGAGATTGGGTTGAATCGTCATCGCGCTTTGGTTCTTTGGTTGAGCATGATCTCTTCGGGAAACCGCTTCGCGCTTTTCCGGATCATGCTCTGGTGCCGATCAACTGCGCAGGCGTCGCAGCGCCCGGCCCTTGTGCAGGGCGACGTGATCGGTCTTGTCGCTCTTGATCTCGTATTGCGGATCGTCCGGGCTCGCATGGTGCGTGTGCCCCTTGTAGTCGACGTCTTTGGTGCGGACGCGCAGGATATGGCCGCGGACGCGGCCGGCCTCGGAATTCCAGCTGACGTGATCGCCGCGGTGGAAGGGTTTGGGCATGGCGGAACAATGCCGGATCGTGGCGGCGTGTTCCAAGAGAGCGGAGGATGAGGGGACAGTCCGTCTTCGCTCTTCGAGCGACGCCGGACACGCTTCGCCGTTATTGGGCGTGGCTGCGCCACGCGAAGCCCTTTGGCGAAGCGTGGTGGGCACGACAGGGATCGAACCTGTGACCCCTACCATGTCAAGGTAGTGCTCTCCCGCTGAGCTACGTGCCCTAATCGTCCACTTACGTCGGGTGGGGGTCCCTATAACGGCTCAGGGGAGCCGGCGCAAGGACGGAACGGGGCCAATTTAGGCCGCCAGCATCTTGTTCACTTCGCTCACCAATTCGCGCAGGTGAACGGGCTTCGACAGCACCTTGGCGTTCTTGGGCGCGTCCGAATCCGAGTTCAGGGCGACCGCGGCAAAACCGGTGATGAACATGATCTTGATGTCAGGGTCGAGTTCCGAGGCCCGGCGGGCAAGCTCGATACCGTCCATCTCCGGCATCACGATGTCGGTCAGCAGCATCTCGAACGGCTCTTCCCGCAGGCGCTGATAGGCAGCCATGCCGTTGTCATGGGACGAGACCTGAAAACCGGCGTTTTCCAGCGCCTTGACCAGGAAACGGCGCATGTCGTTGTCGTCTTCGGCGAGCAGGATTTTTGGCATGAGCTGAACGTCGATCCCCAGAGGATATGCAGAGGTCACTAAGCCCGACAGAGGGTAAATTTGGGGT
This genomic interval from Bradyrhizobium guangzhouense contains the following:
- a CDS encoding enolase C-terminal domain-like protein is translated as MTRDIRIRRFIARPVIVPMNLPLLTSTGAVAKAPLVLIDCETDQGAVGHAYLFSITPSALKPLTALVMEMSELLAGDELLPFEIERKLTQRYTLLGLAGLQRLAQSGIDMAAWDALARARGLPLARLLGGAPKPVKAYNSKGLGIMPDGAAVDEAHKLLAESFHAAKIRVGRPEARDDLAVVRAVRKAVGDEVTLMCDYNQALTVTEAIRRGEMLDDEGLSWIEEPIRHDDYAGCARIADALRTPVQIGENFDSAFAMQAALSAEACDYVMPDVQRIGGVTGWLRAASLAHAAGIEMSTHLFSEVSAHLLCVTPTAHWLEYVDWADAVLASRLKIEDGFALPGEEPGNGIEWDEAAVRKYLVG
- a CDS encoding DUF2945 domain-containing protein, whose product is MPKPFHRGDHVSWNSEAGRVRGHILRVRTKDVDYKGHTHHASPDDPQYEIKSDKTDHVALHKGRALRRLRS
- the cpdR gene encoding cell cycle two-component system response regulator CpdR, encoding MPKILLAEDDNDMRRFLVKALENAGFQVSSHDNGMAAYQRLREEPFEMLLTDIVMPEMDGIELARRASELDPDIKIMFITGFAAVALNSDSDAPKNAKVLSKPVHLRELVSEVNKMLAA